A genomic region of Scyliorhinus canicula chromosome 4, sScyCan1.1, whole genome shotgun sequence contains the following coding sequences:
- the LOC119965090 gene encoding immunoglobulin kappa light chain-like isoform X1, giving the protein MERQGMFCTLLLIFLQMDPALTHTELHTPSTTVLGQEGESLTLECRSSRDSLLVKWGYVPPGSTAIRWLLSWSQGSKHFTRMPGIEPRFSGSNESKHILNIDNLKQKDSATYYCQNEDTADDWCGCGITLKVKPTILPRPPSVDVHYAPPESISQQTGNSTLVCVSRGFYPKEISVSWYKGGIQVFSEITHWGRLMDSNDCYTMISKLAISTSQWFSGSHYTCVVSHEALSSPIIRKINKDDGYIQEPVIQLVSPPLDAASAGLTVVMSCLVSDFYPADISVTWRDENGPVDTGVMQFAVALGSNSTYRTVSQLTVPTAERESNCTYWCEVKHVSLGQPIRRAVSKELASVKPSHSPGMVALLWIVAIVGCLLLITVAVIVYKKTTSSFRTETGSVGEPLSYS; this is encoded by the exons ATGGAAAGGCAGGGGATGTTCTGCACACTTCTTCTGATCTTCCTCCAAATGG ACCCAGCTCTCACCCATACTGAACTACACACCCCCTCGACCACTGTGCTGGGCCAGGAGGGAGAATCGCTGACGCTTGAGTGTCGATCCAGCCGTGACAGCCTGCTTGTGAAGTGGGGTTATGTGCCGCCTGGCTCCACAGCTATCAGATGGCTCCTGTCCTGGAGTCAAGGGTCCAAACATTTTACTCGAATGCCAGGCATCGAACCTCGCTTTTCCGGATCCAATGAGAGCAAACACATTTTAAACATCGATAACTTGAAACAGAAGGATTCGGCCACCTACTACTGTCAAAATGAGGATACAGCTGATGACTGGTGTGGGTGTGGAATTACACTGAAGGTGAAACCAA CCATTTTACCAAGGCCACCTTCAGTGGATGTCCATTATGCACCTCCTGAGAGCATTTCCCAGCAGACTGGCAATAGTACACTTGTTTGTGTGTCAAGAGGCTTCTACCCAAAAGAAATATCTGTGTCTTGGTATAAAGGAGGCATACAGGTATTTTCAGAGATTACGCACTGGGGTAGACTGATGGATTCAAATGACTGTTACACCATGATCAGTAAATTAGCAATTTCAACATCGCAATGGTTCAGTGGCTCTCATTACACTTGTGTTGTTTCGCACGAAGCACTGTCTTCACCTATCATCAGAAAGATCAATAAAGATG ATGGTTACATTCAGGAGCCTGTCATCCAGCTGGTCTCTCCCCCTCTTGACGCAGCCTCTGCAGGACTAACAGTTGTAATGAGTTGTTTGGTATCAGACTTTTACCCTGCTGATATTTCAGTGACTTGGAGAGATGAGAATGGCCCAGTGGATACGGGAGTGATGCAGTTTGCAGTGGCTTTGGGCAGTAACAGCACCTACCGGACTGTGAGCCAGCTCACTGTCCCAACAGCAGAGAGGGAAAGTAACTGCACTTACTGGTGTGAGGTGAAACACGTGTCCCTGGGACAGCCGATACGGAGAGCAGTCAGTAAGGAGCTGG CATCAGTGAAGCCCAGCCATAGCCCAGGGATGGTGGCTCTGCTGTGGATTGTTGCTATTGTGGGATGCCTGCTTTTAATTACTGTTGCTGTTATTGTCTACAAGAAaaccacttcttccttccgcactgAGACTG
- the LOC119965090 gene encoding immunoglobulin kappa light chain-like isoform X2, giving the protein MERQGMFCTLLLIFLQMDPALTHTELHTPSTTVLGQEGESLTLECRSSRDSLLVKWGYVPPGSTAIRWLLSWSQGSKHFTRMPGIEPRFSGSNESKHILNIDNLKQKDSATYYCQNEDTADDWCGCGITLKVKPTILPRPPSVDVHYAPPESISQQTGNSTLVCVSRGFYPKEISVSWYKGGIQVFSEITHWGRLMDSNDCYTMISKLAISTSQWFSGSHYTCVVSHEALSSPIIRKINKDDGYIQEPVIQLVSPPLDAASAGLTVVMSCLVSDFYPADISVTWRDENGPVDTGVMQFAVALGSNSTYRTVSQLTVPTAERESNCTYWCEVKHVSLGQPIRRAVSKELASVKPSHSPGMVALLWIVAIVGCLLLITVAVIVYKKTTSSFRTETGGL; this is encoded by the exons ATGGAAAGGCAGGGGATGTTCTGCACACTTCTTCTGATCTTCCTCCAAATGG ACCCAGCTCTCACCCATACTGAACTACACACCCCCTCGACCACTGTGCTGGGCCAGGAGGGAGAATCGCTGACGCTTGAGTGTCGATCCAGCCGTGACAGCCTGCTTGTGAAGTGGGGTTATGTGCCGCCTGGCTCCACAGCTATCAGATGGCTCCTGTCCTGGAGTCAAGGGTCCAAACATTTTACTCGAATGCCAGGCATCGAACCTCGCTTTTCCGGATCCAATGAGAGCAAACACATTTTAAACATCGATAACTTGAAACAGAAGGATTCGGCCACCTACTACTGTCAAAATGAGGATACAGCTGATGACTGGTGTGGGTGTGGAATTACACTGAAGGTGAAACCAA CCATTTTACCAAGGCCACCTTCAGTGGATGTCCATTATGCACCTCCTGAGAGCATTTCCCAGCAGACTGGCAATAGTACACTTGTTTGTGTGTCAAGAGGCTTCTACCCAAAAGAAATATCTGTGTCTTGGTATAAAGGAGGCATACAGGTATTTTCAGAGATTACGCACTGGGGTAGACTGATGGATTCAAATGACTGTTACACCATGATCAGTAAATTAGCAATTTCAACATCGCAATGGTTCAGTGGCTCTCATTACACTTGTGTTGTTTCGCACGAAGCACTGTCTTCACCTATCATCAGAAAGATCAATAAAGATG ATGGTTACATTCAGGAGCCTGTCATCCAGCTGGTCTCTCCCCCTCTTGACGCAGCCTCTGCAGGACTAACAGTTGTAATGAGTTGTTTGGTATCAGACTTTTACCCTGCTGATATTTCAGTGACTTGGAGAGATGAGAATGGCCCAGTGGATACGGGAGTGATGCAGTTTGCAGTGGCTTTGGGCAGTAACAGCACCTACCGGACTGTGAGCCAGCTCACTGTCCCAACAGCAGAGAGGGAAAGTAACTGCACTTACTGGTGTGAGGTGAAACACGTGTCCCTGGGACAGCCGATACGGAGAGCAGTCAGTAAGGAGCTGG CATCAGTGAAGCCCAGCCATAGCCCAGGGATGGTGGCTCTGCTGTGGATTGTTGCTATTGTGGGATGCCTGCTTTTAATTACTGTTGCTGTTATTGTCTACAAGAAaaccacttcttccttccgcactgAGACTG GGGGACTTTGA